ATCAAGCGCAATGATCCATAGAAGAAAATCAGATACTCTACCATTTTCAAGACCTAAAGTACATTCAAAGTCATTTACATTAATGCACCCTGCATCTACTATAGATAATACATCTATTGCAgtaaatgaagaaaaaccATTGCTTTTGCATGGAAAAACTGTTGATAAAAGTCcattaaagaagaatttgaaatcaatattgcatcataatgaatataatactCTGAAGGAGTTTCCGTTTAATCATTTACCAAATTATAATAGAATGGAAAAGTACATTCAGAGAGTGCCTCAAAACAAGGGTTTGGTGAGTAAaatcttttcaaataatgttTCACCAAGGTTTAATAAAGGAGTAGCCAAAGGCCCAACCGAGCATAACAGCATTGTTAAGGGAAGAACTGGCGTATTTTTTACAGAGTctgataatgatgatgctGTTTCTCAAAGAAGTTCAGTAAGTTATGAAGGAGCATCTATAGAAACAATTCCACAGACTAATGATATTGCATGGGCTCAAGCAGAATCAACACCGACACGAAATATTCATAGACCAGGGAACCCGGTAAATGAGCAAGAGATAGATCCAGGTGACTGAGAACCAGCCAACGAGATTACATCTGACCACAAACTTCATGCTATTGTCCCTCGGACAAATGAACCTTAATGAGAAAAAACGGATCAGTTTATAGTCATATATACAGATCAGTGGTGTTTGTATCGTATATTTcttatattgaatataaaattaaataaataagcTCATGTTTTAAACCTATACGAATTTAATCCGAATTGTTTCCATGCTGGCCTTTGGTATATGCATTCAAGGTTAGTAACTAAATTTTGAGATTTTAATGCCAGCGATGTAATATGGGATATTTCTGGGCATCCATTGATTACAAAATTTTCTAGAGGTCTCTTTCTAACTTTTTTTAGACTTTGTAAAAAATCATAAACTGCTGCACCGGTTAAAGATGgattaaatgataaatcaCATATAACCAAATTCTGTAACTCTGAAGTATAACTTGTTAATATGTGCATCGTGGTGTCGTTTAAAGAACCTAGTTGGGGGATATATAACTCTTTCAAGTTTGGTACCATGGACAACAAGTATGGgattgataataaagaaacatCTTGACTCCCAAGATGTACAGAAAACTGAATATATGGACATTCGccaatatttaatgaatagATTGAGTTATTCTTAACAACCGATACAATATCCAATACAGCCCTTCCACAAATTGATGAACCCATGATGTCTAAACTTTCTAAGTTTCTGAAATTGTTCTCAAAAATAGGATTTATCgtatttaattcaaatttgctgctaattttatattctctAAAAGTTAGTTTCTTCAGATTACTTGACATTTTGATCCTACAACATGACTTCAAAAATGATGACAGTGAAGCATTCTCATTATTTTCCATCCATATTTCCTCTAGATTAGAAAACTCACCTAACCAGTCAAACTGACTATCAGACGTATCATTGAATTTAGCGCCTGTTACACATAGATATCGTAAATTAGgtattttagaaaattttaaaatagaaaatagaGGTAGATGTTTAACTTTGGCATTATCGCAGATAATTTTCATAGATTCTAAAGTGTCCATACATGCAGGATAGGTGTGCACTTCGCTTAATTGATATGTACCATAGTTCGAATTAGCAATGGGAGATATAGCGCTTGGAATTATgaattccaatttttttaaattagGAAACTTTTCTATGAGATCCAGCTCAAATGGCTTATCTATTTGAAAAGATGCCATTAAAGATAGTTCTTCAACATGTACGTGATGTGAATTGTTTATAAATGCATTGATTTGAGGCAGCACTGTATTTGGAATCGTTAGTATAACTTGTCGAGTCGacttcaatatatattttaacaaaattttCATAATTCTCAACTCATCTGATCTGAtctttgaagaaaattttattgtatCAACCAACCTTATGCTTTTATTTCCAAGTACTTGCTTATATAACTGTTCATAGAACTTAGTAAACGCCACAGCTTGTTGGTATGAGATATTGTTAAGgtcaaaatatttgaaaatatcgACTAAAGCcttaattcttttattccAATTAGTGGatacaaaacaaaatttaacaatatcCTTTGTGTTGAAATGACTAAAAATCAAAGGCAACACCTCTAACGGTAGTTCAGACACgaaatcaatatatttcaattcttttgGAACAAGATTGTCATTATCAGATTGCTCATCTGAGATCactataatatttgatcCAAATTTATTCTCATTTTCTTTCCTCCTTTTCTTCAACTGTTCTTCAACTGGATCAATAAATACCCTTTTATAGCCTGGGGTCTGCATACCCTCTTCATTTTTAGGCGATTCACCAGAGTTCTGatcttctttaataatttgacCAGTTGACACCAATCGTGCCCTGACCAAGTCCTTTTGACGGTTAACAATGTCGAATAGATGTTTAGGAATTTCCAAATGAAACTTTTCAACTGCATAGTGCGCTTGTTTTAATCCATTTTTATATGCTTTATAGGCTAActtatctttattttgcTTTTGTAGAATCTTTCCCATCATTATATAACCTTTAAGGTTGTAAGGATCAACATTGATCATCCTTTGTGAGCAGTCACTGGctttatctaaattttgCAATTTATCGTATGTGGCGCTTAGATTTCCATACAATTTATGCAACCTTGGATGGTATATCTTCTTTGGGTCATGTAATGCCACAGGCGGTAGGTTGGCTTCGAGTCTTAATTTCTTAAGTTCACTTTTATCATAACTATATGAGACTTTGATGGCCTTCACAAATAAATCTTTTGCTTTGGAGTAATTACCGCTTTTGAAGTAGGTTGAACCCAAATCCAACGCTTTCTCTACGACTGATTCATCCTTGCTCATGTCCTATCCACTGTCATTGAACTAGAATATCAACCCAGAATCTTACTATAAAATGGTCTTCTATTTATGGGTTGTACTAGAccaattcaaaaaaaaaagtcGATACCAGCAACTACAAATAAGGGACGCCTTTCGAGTGCAAGCAATAGTTATATTTAATCACAGAGCCTTCTTACCAATGTCACCTCTTTTCTATTAGTTCTTGTTCAGCTCATCGAAAACTTATTTTAGCGGTTTCGTGTTTCACTAAAAATGCAAAAAATGGAAACAAGGCTTTGAGTATGGAACTGAAGTCACACCCAAAACAATTGAACACATTTATTAAAGGTCGGTTTATAGGTAGTATGGAACTGAAGTCACACCCAAAACAATTGAACACATTTATTAAAGGTCGGTTTATAGGTAGTATGAAAGATATATACTGATTCTAATTGATCCGTAGTCTATAGCTGTTACAGTTctatagtatataatttgGTTTACAAGAAGAGCCAGTTTGCTACAGCTCCAAGCGTTTCTGATTTCAGTTTTATCTAAGAGAGTTTTTTCCATTGCATATAAGGCTTGCCATATTGCTACTTTTACTGTTGCTAGGAAAAATAACATTACATCTAAGGTTCCATTTTCGCTGATTTTTgtaacaaaaattattgaatatcGATGGCAATTAGTCTGACTACTGTTTTTCTGCTAGCGATTAGTCTGCTAGTGGCCACGTTTGCAATTGGTGTTATCCCATTGTATTATGTGaacaaaaatttagaaCAAGGTGCAAACGGTCAAAAGATTGCCATATTATCACAGTTTGGTGTCGGTATGCTGATTGGTACCTCATTCATGTTGGTCATCCCTGAAGGTGTCAAGTCATGCGTGGAGTATGGTGGAAATGTGGGTTTGAACCTGCTGATTGGGTTTTTAGTAGTTTATCTATTGGATAGAGGTGTCTCCGTATTGATGGctaattcatcaaaattttctttctttgatGATGATCGTAGCGCTGATATCCACAGCGTCAGGGATCTGTTAAAGAACCCCAAAATCGCAATCACCTCTATCTTGAAGAATAACGTTGTCTTTGCACTTTTCATACATGGTATTTCCGACGGTATTGCGTTGGGGACTACATCAAATAACGAAGAACTGTTAATCGTTGTTCTCATTGCTATTGTTGTTCACAAGATCCCAGCAGTTCTATCGTTAACCAGTCTGATGATCTCCAAACAAAGACTACCAGAATGGCAAGTTCTGTCCAATCTGTTTGCATTCGCCCTTTCGACTCCATTGGGCTATGTCGTTGTTTCGATTTTCAACTTGAAAGCCTCTGACTCCATGGAATGGATTGGTGGAAGCTTACTATTGATGAGTGGTGGTAGTTTACTATATGCCTCTTTTACTGCATTTACAGAAAAGGACTACGACCACACTGGTGGCTACGAACCTGCTCTAAACCCGTCCGTGATAGGTTCCGACATGTCATTGGAGCTCGATCTTGATGCCACTGATCCGACTGGCATCCCAAACAAGAACAACACATCTCCAGTAAGCTTAAGGGATTCGAACGACATAGAACTAAATGCACGCGAAGAGAATACCGAACACTCGAAGCTACCTTACGACGAGTCTGTCTTTACCGTCGCAGGTGTTATCATCCCGATCATCGTGTCATTCTTAATCCAAGAATAAACACACTCACATTTTTTGTCATTTTACGAAAATcaaatttccaaaataataataatagacaACAACAActcttttttgtttgtgTCTTCGAATATAGTACTCTTTAAATGAACAAAGCGTCGTCAATTActatctttatatattgatattcaGAATTTAAAAAGACACATacttaaaattaaatttgtGTCACCTCTTTTGCCTTCCCAAACAATGATCATTCTTCTTTCTACAACACCTTCAAGGCTTTCCTCAGCCAACCTGAACAAACTTGACTTACATCATGCACTTCCTCTGCATGAGAAGAACGTATACCACCGTTATCAGTCCAGTGTATCACTCGTCGACCAGGGCTGTCATCTTTACTGTCACTTCAACAAACCCTGCTTGACTATGTCGTCCCGCGTGACATAAAATTTTTCcagtgaaaaattttagagatgagatgagatgatCTAGTTTTAGCTGAAGATTAATAGCATAACCATTGTATATGTCTCTCTCTTGAtgcaaatatatatatatataagtctatatgtatatatataatactAGAGTGTCTTATTTAGTTGAGTGTTAGCTGTGTTCGTTGTTGTTGAAGAAGTTCAGTAACGGGAACCTGTCTTAGATTAATATCCAAAACACATTGACATGTCTTCCAAGAAGGGACAAGTGAAAGGCGATTTTCCGCTTTCTCGAGAAGATGCCACCCAACAACCTTCCAAATCTTCTTTGGTGTCTGGTGCTGAGGAGGTGTCGTTTCCAAGAGGTGGTGCGTCTGCTCTGACTTCATTAGAGTTGAAACAAGTTTCCAATGAGGCTGCTAATGATGTTCTATTCGGTAACAATGGtaagaagaaaagagaGAGTCCATCCACAGGCTCTAAGAGTAAGAAGAGCAATAAGAAATCTAAGAAGGCTGATGCTACTGAATTAGAATTGGtggatgatgaagatgacgAATTTGCTATTATACAGCAtgttaatttcaaaaaccTGAAAGTCGGTTCACAATTATTAGGTCAAATTAGTTCCATAACTAGAAACGATTTGCGTATTTCTTTCACAGATGGTATCAATGGTTATGTACcaataacaaatatatcTGAACAGATTACTGATATTTTAACACAAATTGACGAGGAAATGGCGGACTCAAGCGATGATTCCGATTCTGATGAAGAATACGAATCATCTGACGACAAAtcagaaaagaaaaaattaacagAAAAACCAAACTTGATTGACTTATTCAAAGTAGGCCAATGGTTAAGGTGTTCTGTAACGGAAAACACAGCTTTAGACGCCACTACCAAAAAGAAGCGTAGGCTGGAGTTAAGTATTGAGCCTTCTGCTGTCAACACCTTTTCAGCAGAcgatttgaataaattttctaCAGTACAGTGTTCGGTGAAGAGTATAGAAGATCATGGTGCCATCTTAGATTTAGGTATCTCTAATTTCACAGGTTTCATCTCCAAAAAGGACAGCAAAACGTTCGACAATTTAAAACCAGGTCATGTTTTCTTGGCaaacattattaataaatctgATAGAACAGTAACTGTTAACCAAGTCTTCagtaagaaaaataaagtatCACATATTTCCTCAATTGATTGCGTCGTTCCAGGTCAATTAGTTGAGTTTTTATCTGAAAAAATTGGTGGTAATGGTATTTTTGGTAAAGCTTTCGGTTCAATTGCTGGTTATATAACTGATATTCATTTGGAGACATTTTCTGAAGAAAAACTAAAAGAGAAATTCCCAGTCGGTCAAAATGTCCCGGCAAGAATCATTGCTATTTTACCAAACAAGGAAGGTGACAATGTGTTGCTTTTGTCTGCACAAACCCATATTATCTCATTAACCTCTGTGTTGtctgaaattgaaaatctAGAAGCATTCCCAATTGGGTACACTTTTGACTCTGCCACAATTAAGGGCCGTGACTCTAGTTTCTTATACTTAACATTAGATAACGAAAGAGTAGGTCAAGTTCACAATAAGAATATTGGTTCAGCCTTGGAATCAGAAAAAATATCTGCTAGAGTTTTAGGTTATACTTCAGTTGACAATGCATTCCAATTATCTACCGATCCAGAAATGTTGGCAAAGAAGTATGTCAGAGCTATTGATATTAAGATCGGTGAAGTATTAACAAATTGTGAAATTACAGCTGTGTCAACTGAAGGTATTCAATTAAAGCTTTTCGGTGGTCAATTTACTGCTTTTGTTCCACCATTACATATATCTGATACCAAATTAGTTTACCCagaaagaaaattcaaaattgcCAGTAAGGTCAAAGGTAGAGTATTGAATGTTAATGATAGAGGTCATATTTTTGTCACTCTAAAGAAAACGCTAGTAAATACCACCGATGATGATGACTTCACAATCATTACTTCATATGATGATGCTACAGCTGTTAAAGAATCAAATTCCAAGACAATTGCAACTGTTCTGCAATTCCGCCCAGCGGGTGCTGTGATTTCTTTCTTCGGTGGTGTGCGTGGTTTTATCCCAAACTCTGAAATATCAGAAGCTTTTGTTAGAAGACCTGAAGAACATCTTAGATTAGGACAAACAGTTATTGTCAAATTACTTGAGGTATCCGGAGAAAGGTCAAGAATTGTTGGTACATGTAAAGTTTCTGCTGCCAAGTCTGCCGAACAAAAAGATCTAATAAAATCTTTTGTTTTAGGTAGAACTATCATCGATGTGGAAGTCATTGAAAAGACGAAAGAATCTGTATTGGTTGAACTAAAGGATTCAGAAT
The window above is part of the Tetrapisispora phaffii CBS 4417 chromosome 7, complete genome genome. Proteins encoded here:
- the DIA2 gene encoding DNA-binding SCF ubiquitin ligase subunit DIA2 (similar to Saccharomyces cerevisiae DIA2 (YOR080W); ancestral locus Anc_5.689); translation: MSKDESVVEKALDLGSTYFKSGNYSKAKDLFVKAIKVSYSYDKSELKKLRLEANLPPVALHDPKKIYHPRLHKLYGNLSATYDKLQNLDKASDCSQRMINVDPYNLKGYIMMGKILQKQNKDKLAYKAYKNGLKQAHYAVEKFHLEIPKHLFDIVNRQKDLVRARLVSTGQIIKEDQNSGESPKNEEGMQTPGYKRVFIDPVEEQLKKRRKENENKFGSNIIVISDEQSDNDNLVPKELKYIDFVSELPLEVLPLIFSHFNTKDIVKFCFVSTNWNKRIKALVDIFKYFDLNNISYQQAVAFTKFYEQLYKQVLGNKSIRLVDTIKFSSKIRSDELRIMKILLKYILKSTRQVILTIPNTVLPQINAFINNSHHVHVEELSLMASFQIDKPFELDLIEKFPNLKKLEFIIPSAISPIANSNYGTYQLSEVHTYPACMDTLESMKIICDNAKVKHLPLFSILKFSKIPNLRYLCVTGAKFNDTSDSQFDWLGEFSNLEEIWMENNENASLSSFLKSCCRIKMSSNLKKLTFREYKISSKFELNTINPIFENNFRNLESLDIMGSSICGRAVLDIVSVVKNNSIYSLNIGECPYIQFSVHLGSQDVSLLSIPYLLSMVPNLKELYIPQLGSLNDTTMHILTSYTSELQNLVICDLSFNPSLTGAAVYDFLQSLKKVRKRPLENFVINGCPEISHITSLALKSQNLVTNLECIYQRPAWKQFGLNSYRFKT
- the ATX2 gene encoding Mn(2+) transporter ATX2 (similar to Saccharomyces cerevisiae ATX2 (YOR079C); ancestral locus Anc_5.688), whose product is MAISLTTVFLLAISLLVATFAIGVIPLYYVNKNLEQGANGQKIAILSQFGVGMLIGTSFMLVIPEGVKSCVEYGGNVGLNLLIGFLVVYLLDRGVSVLMANSSKFSFFDDDRSADIHSVRDLLKNPKIAITSILKNNVVFALFIHGISDGIALGTTSNNEELLIVVLIAIVVHKIPAVLSLTSLMISKQRLPEWQVLSNLFAFALSTPLGYVVVSIFNLKASDSMEWIGGSLLLMSGGSLLYASFTAFTEKDYDHTGGYEPALNPSVIGSDMSLELDLDATDPTGIPNKNNTSPVSLRDSNDIELNAREENTEHSKLPYDESVFTVAGVIIPIIVSFLIQE